TTTTTCCAGTATGAGTATTTTATTCCCGGTGATTTCTATGCCGACAGCGCGAAAAACGCCCAATTCCTGAGGTGGCAGCTCCAGTTCAAGATCTAAAGGAACACAGGGCAATTAGCCTCGTTGTACCAAGGGATGTGATAGTCACCTGCCGTGCAGGCAGGCTATCACATCCCTATATAATCCAGAGAGCCGCTTCAAAGATGTCTTTCGCAATCAAATCGGGCCTGGTCTTGAGTTCCCGAAAGTGCTTTTTGCCGTGACCTGTCAAAACATACACTGAACCGGCTCCCGCACCGCATGCCATTTCAACGTCGTGAGGATGATCTCCTATCACATAGGAACTGCGCAAGTCCAGTTTGTGTGTTTTTTCGGCGTTTTTTACGAAATATACACTGGGTTTTCTGCAAAAACAGTTTTCCTCTTTCCTGTGCGGGCAATAAAAAACTTCCCTTATATGGATGCCATGACTGTCAAGTACGCGGAGGTAGTGTGCATTGAATTCCAGGAAGATCTCCTCGGTGAAGGCATTCCCCCCGATTCCGGACTGGTTGGTGACGATGAAGAGGATGAAGCGTAGCTGCAGGATCTTTAAAGCCTCGATCGAACGGGGGATAAAGACTAACCTGTCCGGAGAAAACAGATCTCCTACGTCTTCATTGATCGTACCATCTCTGTCCAAAAATATCGCGCTATGCATCCCTGTACCTTGGTGCAAAATTCACCTTTATTCTGATTCCGGCGATTAGCCCCTCAGACGTTCGATAAACGTGAAACATTCAAGGCCGATGGCATTCTCATTTTTCCTCACAGGAAAAAACCTCTCTCTATGTTATATCTCCCTTGGATAACGGAGAGTGGCAACCATATCCTGAACCTCTTTCGGGGGTTCCTTGGTGAATTTTGAAGTGATATATGTGACGACAAAATTGATTGCCATTCCTATTGTACCAATCCCCTCGGGTGAAATGCCCCATAACCAGTTCTCGGGTTTGTTCATTTCCGGGCTGACAAATTTGAAATAGATGATGTATGCAGCGGTGAAGATTATGCCGCTCAGCATCCCTAAAATGGCTCCTTTCTTTGTTGTTTTCTTCCAGAAGATGCCCATGATGATGACGGGAAAGAACGAAGACGCTGCAAGCCCAAATGCAAAAGCGACTACCTGCGCAACAAATCCAGGTGGATGAATGCCCAGATATCCTGCTACAATAACCGCCAGCGCGGCTGCAATACGCGCCCATATCAGTTCCACCTTTTCGGAAGTCCTCGGTGCAATCACATTTTTTATGAGGTCGTGTGATATGGCCGAGGAAATTACGAGCAGCAGGCCGGCGGCTGTTAAAAGCGCAGCTGCCAACCCTCCCGCTGCTACCAATGCAATTACCCAGGCAGGAAGTTTGGCGATTTCAGGATTTGCCAGAACTATAATGTCATTGTCGATGTAAAGCTCATTTTTACTTTTCTCGACGGGTGTCGCATCTGTCTTAACCACTCTCTCTCCGTATTGGCCTATGACCGGTTTTCCCTGTGGATCTTTGACAAATTCCACCTTTCCCTTAAAGGCGCTCCCGGGTGCATACTGGATCTTCCCGTCACCATTTTTATCTTTCCAGGCAAACAGTCCTGTCTTTTCCCAGTTCTTAAACCAGCTGGGAGCTTCAGTATAGGTTTTGTTATTCAGGGTCTGGATCATATTGAGTCTGGCAAAGGAAGCAGCTGCCGGTGCGGTAGTGTACAGAATTGCGATAAAGAGCAGTGCCCATCCTGCTGATGCCCTTGCACCGCGAATTGTTGGGGTTGTGAAGAAGCGGATAACAATATGAGGCAACCCGGCTGTCCCTACCATGAGGACAAAGGTTATCATGAACACATCGATCATGCTTTTGGATCCACGTCCGGTATATGCAGGAAAGCCGAGTTCTTTTTGGATATTGTTCAGTTTGTCCAACAGATACCCGCTACCCGTATTCAGCAGGCTCATTCCGTTTTCACTGAGAGAGCTTCCGAATCCCATTTGCGGGACGGGATTTCCTGTGAGCATGATTGAGATGAATATGGCAGGAATCAGGTATGCGGTAATCAGAACGCAGTACTGTGCAACCTGCGTGTAGGTAATGCCCTTCATGCCGCCAAGAACGGCGTAGAAAAAAACAATGGCCATTCCGACCATCAGGTACATTGCACCGTCTCTTCCGAGGAATGAAATCATTCCCGCCATTGAAATGAACGAGGCAGCAGACATGAAGTCCGCGCCTGTTGCCATGCCGTTCAGCACGGGATGGACCTGTTTTGCAGCAACATAAAATTCACCTGCGACATGTCAAAAGATATGATTACTCTCACACCTGCCGGAGAGATTCTTTACAAACAGGCAAAACACGTTCTTGCTCACTATATAGACATTGAAAAACGGATTGCGAAAATAACAGGGACGATAAAAGGAGGAATAACTGTCGGTGCAAGCACAACAATAGGGAACTATGTTCTTCCCCGCATTATTACTGATTTCAAGCTGAGGTATCCAAGAATCAAGATCACCATGCTGGTAACAAATACGAAAAGAATAGAAGAACTCCTGTCTTCGCAATTGATTGATTTCGCTCTTGTTGAAGGAGAGATATCCAAGACGACTTTGAAGGCGGAGCCGATTATTTCTGACGAACTTGTTCCGATTGTATCGTCGTTTCATCCGTTGGCAAGAAAAAAGACGGTTTCAATCCTTGATATAACAAGAGAACCCTTTATTCTCAGAGAAGAAGGATCGGGGACAAGACAGAAAATAGAGGAATTCTTTGCGCTCTATGGTATTAATACGAACAATCTGTATGTCACTCTTACTCTGGGAAGCACCGAGTCTATAAAAAAAGCTGTTGAACGGGGGGCAGGTATGTCTGTTGTGTCCAAGTGGGCAGTGAGGAAAGAAATACAGGATGGAAAAATCCATGCGTTTTCACTAAGGGAAGGAAATATTGTAAGGGATTTTTCTCTTATTGTGTTTTCCAGAAAGAATCTTCCGGTCGCCACTGAGGAGTTCCTGCTGTTCGTGAAGAAGTACCCTCATGAAGACCTCTGATAATATCTTGACATCTGTTTGACGAATCTGTTAATAATATTCATGCATTCGTTCTGTTTCTCATATATTCTCTTTACCTTTTGGTGCGGCTTTTTCTTTAGGCCGTCTGCCTGAGGGAATGGTCGATTGTGAGAGATAGACGGAACTGACACAAAAGATCAACCAGGAGCCGAGGGTAGACGGAAAGTAACCCCGGCTTTTTTTATTGTATGTACAGAAATATAAGGGCCGGAAGAACTCTCCGGCCTTTTTGGTTTCCGGGCATGGAAAAGGAGAGGGCAAAATGATTATCGTGATGAAAACAGACGCAACAAAACGTGAGAGGGATGAGGTGATCAAGAAAGTCAGGGAATATGGTTACAAGCCCCATGTAATACATGGTACTACGAGAGATGTGATAGGCGCTGTAGGGGATGAGAGGGGAAAGGTGATTCTGCAGTCAATCGAGTTTATGCATGGAGTGGAGAGTGTTGTTCCGATACTCAAGCCCTACAAACTTGCATCGAGGGAAGTCAAGAAGGAGACGAGCGTCATCAGGATCAGTGACACTGTCAGCATAGGCGACAAAGAAATTGTAATCATGGCAGGACCGTGTGCAGTGGAAAGTGAGGAGCAGATCATCGAGGTGGCAGAAGCGGTGAAAAAGGCGGGTGCGAAGGTATTACGGGGGGGGGCTTTCAAACCGAGGACATCCCCCTATGCGTTTCAGGGTATGAAAGAAGCAGGCTTAAGACTGCTTGCAAAAGCCGGGAAGGAAACGGGATTGCCGATAATAACCGAAGTGGTGAATCCTGAAACAGCAGACCTTGTTGCAGAATATGCGGATATCCTCCAGATAGGAACAAGAAATGCCCAAAACTTTGAGCTTTTGAAAAAGCTTGGCCAGATCCAAAAGCCTGTGCTCTTAAAACGCGGGATGTCCATGACTGTTCAGGAACTGCTTATGAGCGCTGAATACATCCTGAGTGAAGGAAACCATTCAGTCATCCTGTGCGAGCGCGGAATCCGCACTTTTGAAACAGCAACCCGGAACACCCTTGATATCTCGGCAATACCTGTATTGAAGGAGAAAACCCATCTGCCGGTAGTTGTTGACCCGTCACATGCCACAGGGAATTATCGCTATGTGGAGCCAATGGCCTTTGCTGCAATTGCTGCGGGTGCGGACGGGCTTATCGTGGAAGTGCATACTGATCCGGAACATGCTTCTTCCGATGGTCCGCAATCGCTCAAACCAAAAAACTTTGCTGCGATGATGGCGAAACTGAGACTGTTTGCAGAGGTGTCTGAAAGAAGCCTGTAGCACCAAAAGGACGATCAGGTGCTATGCTATGTGTGGTACATTGAGAATGGGAAGAGAATAGAAATCTGTAATTAAGAATATGCGGATGCACGCGGAAAATTCCAAAAGAGCCATGCCTTTTCACTACGCATGGCTGATTCTTGCTGTCGGAACTCTTGTCGTCTTCGGTGCCCTTGGACTGGCAAGGTTTGGGTACACGATGGTGTTGCCTTCCATGCAGTCAGGGCTCGGTATGAATAACACTCAGGCCGGCGGTCTTGCAACTACCAATCTTGTCGGATACCTGGTATTGTCTGTTCTGGGAGGTGCCCTTGCAGCACGTTACGGACCAAGGGTTGTCATTACTACAGGGCTCAGTGTTGCTGCTGCAGGCATGCTGCTCACGGGCCTTGCGAACAGTTTTGGCACTGCTGCGGTATGGAGAACACTTACAGGCATAGGCAGTGGCGCCAGCAATGTGCCGGCCATGGGGCTGCTTGCAGCATGGTTTGTGAGGCATCGCCGTGGTCTGGCATCAGGCATCGGAGTCACGGGCTCTTCTTTCGCGTTGATTGTACTCGGTATTTTTGTGCCTCATGTGCTGAAGGTGTATGGCATGGATGGCTGGCGTTTATGCTGGTTTATTTTTGCGGGGATAACCCTGGGTCTGGCTGTCCTTGCGTTTACCGTCCTGCGCAATAAACCTTCAGATATCGGACTCTTTCCCATTGGAGCTGAAAAGGATAGTAAAACGGTTACCGTGAAGGGAAAAGAGCTCAACTGGGGAAAAGTGTATAAGTCAGGTGTTGTATGGCATTTGGGTCTGATTTATGTTGCATTCGGATTTTCCTATATTATTTATATGACGTTTTTTACCAAATACCTGATTGCCGAGGGTGGATACACCCAGGAGTCAGCAGGAAGGCTGTTCATGCTGATGGGGTGGCTAAGCCTCTTATGCGGACTGATCTGGGGATCGTTTTCGGATAAATTCGGACGAAAGGCAGCTCTTGTGATTGTCTATATCATACAGGCATCTTCTTTTGCACTGTTTGCAGTCTGGCCTTCTGCTCCGGGTTTTGTCCTGTCCGCTATCCTGTTCGGCATCTCGGCATGGAGTATCCCTGCAATTATGGCTGCAACATGCGGAGATCTGCTTGGTCCACGACTTGCGCCAGCCGGACTCGGATTTATTACGCTTTTTTTCGGGATTGGCCAAGCTGCCGGTCCGAGTGTCGCCGGCGTTATCGCGGATGCCAGCAATTCCTTATCCCCGGCGTTGCTGCTTGCCGCGGGAGTGGCGCTGTTGGGTGCAGCCGGTTCCCTGTTCCTCCGCAGCACTTCTCCTGAAGACAGCATTATTTCAGATTAGCCCGGGATGACGGTTCCTTTTGACCTGCTTGCTGGTGAACGGGGCAATCATGAAATGTGTGGGAGCTTGGTATGTCGGTTGGAAAGGTATAAGAGAAGTCAATCAGAAACAGGGAAGAAAAGCAAACAGGGCCCTCTATCAGGCAAAAGATGAAGGGCGCGACAGGGTTGTCGTGGTATCTGTTACAAAGGAAACCAGTTAGACCATGCAGTCCTCTCTCCACATGCAGTGCATCTGATCGCACATTCCTTTGGTCGCAGTTCCGAAGCAGTCGAAGTTCCCTTCTGACTTCTGTATTGCGCGGATCATGTTCGCCTTCTTCATATTTCCGACTTTAATTCCCTTTTCTTTCGCCATTCCCTTGATTTCTTTCAATGTCATGGTATATCTCCCTCAACGGAAAACATTAGTAAAAAAAACTTCCAATATGCTTCACCTTAGCACGTTGTCAGACTATATTCAAGCTGATGTCAACCGCCTTTGCAGAGTGGGTCAGTGCACCGACAGAAATCAGATCGACGCCGGCTTCCGCAATTCCTCTGACAGTATCGATTCCGACACCACCGGAGGCCTCCAGAATCACCCTTCCCGATGAAATCGTCACCGCCTCCCGTATGTGGCTGAGTGACATGTTATCAAGCATAACAACATCTGCTCCTGCTTCCAATGCTTCACGAAGTCCGTCGAGATTTTCAACTTCCACCTCGATCTTCAGGAGATGATGGCAGGCTTTTGCACGTCTGACTGCTTCGCCTATACTGCCCAGTGCTGTGATATGGTTGTCCTTAATGAGAATCCCGTCAAAAAGGCCGAATCGGTGGTTTACTCCTCCTCCTGTTCGCACTGCGTATTTTTCCATGAACCTCTGACACGGCGATGTCTTTCTGGTATCGGCGATCTTTACCTTCAGCCCCTTGATTTTCTCGACATACATACTGGTCAGGGTTGCTATACCCGAGAGTTTCTGGAGAATGTTCAGGCTGACCCTCTCTCCCCGGAGAATAACCCGGGTTTTTCCTGTCACTTCAGCAAGTATGTCACCTTGTCCTGCCCGGGCACCCTCATGGAAAAAAACCTGCACATCTGTTGATGGGTCGAGTATACGGAAGATCTCACTGACAAACGGGAACCCTGCGAGAACAAAGGGTTCTTTTGCAACGAAAAGGGCTTTTGATTCCTGTTCCTCAGGTATCAGAAGAGAAGCAGTGACATCGCTGTGACCGATATCTTCCTCAAGTGCACGATGCAGAAAACCAGTCACACTTGACGGAATATCCATCCTATTTCCTTCTGAAAAGCAGGGAAAAGAATCCCCAAAGACCTCCAAAGACCGCAGATAAGGCGATGGCAGAACGCCAGTCGAGCAGGGTGTTGACATTTCCTTCAATATTATTTGCAATCACGAGGAACGCGGAAGTATGCTCTGTTTTGATATCCTTTGCTGCCATGATTCCGACGGCTGACCTGTTTGAGCGTATTTCGTCGCGTGAAATCGCCAGGGGAACGCATGAAAAATTCACTGAAACATTATCCGCTGCGGTTACCCCGCTGATGCTCTGGTTGAGACTGACATCATTTCCTCTGAGTATTCCCGAGGCGCCCTGGGTAACTTCGATCTTTTCCCCGTCAATGCTCAGGGCTCCAACCTGCTGCAGTTCTATATGTCCGCCTTCGACCGCTCTGATAGTGCTCTGCTTGATGCTGATAAACTCTCCTTCGATGAAGTCGATATCACTTTTTTCCAGTTCTTTTTCTCTCTTATTTATCATCCTTCACCTCCGCTTCTCTGAGTATTCTTATGCTTTCGGTAATTTTGTCCTTCATGTGTATCATTTCTTCATATTTTGCTTTTTCCTTGTCGACAATCTCCCTTGGTGCCTTCTGGAGGAAATCGTCATTCAGGAGCTTTTTATTCAACGAAGCTATCGTTGATTCGATCTTAGCGCTGTCCTTGATAAGTCTATCGAGTTCTGCGTCAATATTCAAGACCCCCTTGAGCGGAACGAAGATCTCCATGGAACTTTTGACAGAGGTCGCAGATCCCGGGGGTTTTTGCATAGTGGTGCTTATTTCTATTCTGTCAAGCCTGGCAAGGCTTTTTATATATCCGATATTGTCTTTCAGGATCCTC
The Nitrospirota bacterium DNA segment above includes these coding regions:
- a CDS encoding HAD-IIIA family hydrolase, with the translated sequence MHSAIFLDRDGTINEDVGDLFSPDRLVFIPRSIEALKILQLRFILFIVTNQSGIGGNAFTEEIFLEFNAHYLRVLDSHGIHIREVFYCPHRKEENCFCRKPSVYFVKNAEKTHKLDLRSSYVIGDHPHDVEMACGAGAGSVYVLTGHGKKHFRELKTRPDLIAKDIFEAALWII
- a CDS encoding LysR substrate-binding domain-containing protein, with product MITLTPAGEILYKQAKHVLAHYIDIEKRIAKITGTIKGGITVGASTTIGNYVLPRIITDFKLRYPRIKITMLVTNTKRIEELLSSQLIDFALVEGEISKTTLKAEPIISDELVPIVSSFHPLARKKTVSILDITREPFILREEGSGTRQKIEEFFALYGINTNNLYVTLTLGSTESIKKAVERGAGMSVVSKWAVRKEIQDGKIHAFSLREGNIVRDFSLIVFSRKNLPVATEEFLLFVKKYPHEDL
- the aroF gene encoding 3-deoxy-7-phosphoheptulonate synthase — encoded protein: MIIVMKTDATKRERDEVIKKVREYGYKPHVIHGTTRDVIGAVGDERGKVILQSIEFMHGVESVVPILKPYKLASREVKKETSVIRISDTVSIGDKEIVIMAGPCAVESEEQIIEVAEAVKKAGAKVLRGGAFKPRTSPYAFQGMKEAGLRLLAKAGKETGLPIITEVVNPETADLVAEYADILQIGTRNAQNFELLKKLGQIQKPVLLKRGMSMTVQELLMSAEYILSEGNHSVILCERGIRTFETATRNTLDISAIPVLKEKTHLPVVVDPSHATGNYRYVEPMAFAAIAAGADGLIVEVHTDPEHASSDGPQSLKPKNFAAMMAKLRLFAEVSERSL
- a CDS encoding MFS transporter — encoded protein: MHAENSKRAMPFHYAWLILAVGTLVVFGALGLARFGYTMVLPSMQSGLGMNNTQAGGLATTNLVGYLVLSVLGGALAARYGPRVVITTGLSVAAAGMLLTGLANSFGTAAVWRTLTGIGSGASNVPAMGLLAAWFVRHRRGLASGIGVTGSSFALIVLGIFVPHVLKVYGMDGWRLCWFIFAGITLGLAVLAFTVLRNKPSDIGLFPIGAEKDSKTVTVKGKELNWGKVYKSGVVWHLGLIYVAFGFSYIIYMTFFTKYLIAEGGYTQESAGRLFMLMGWLSLLCGLIWGSFSDKFGRKAALVIVYIIQASSFALFAVWPSAPGFVLSAILFGISAWSIPAIMAATCGDLLGPRLAPAGLGFITLFFGIGQAAGPSVAGVIADASNSLSPALLLAAGVALLGAAGSLFLRSTSPEDSIISD
- a CDS encoding SAP domain-containing protein; this encodes MTLKEIKGMAKEKGIKVGNMKKANMIRAIQKSEGNFDCFGTATKGMCDQMHCMWREDCMV
- the nadC gene encoding carboxylating nicotinate-nucleotide diphosphorylase — its product is MDIPSSVTGFLHRALEEDIGHSDVTASLLIPEEQESKALFVAKEPFVLAGFPFVSEIFRILDPSTDVQVFFHEGARAGQGDILAEVTGKTRVILRGERVSLNILQKLSGIATLTSMYVEKIKGLKVKIADTRKTSPCQRFMEKYAVRTGGGVNHRFGLFDGILIKDNHITALGSIGEAVRRAKACHHLLKIEVEVENLDGLREALEAGADVVMLDNMSLSHIREAVTISSGRVILEASGGVGIDTVRGIAEAGVDLISVGALTHSAKAVDISLNIV